Proteins encoded by one window of Marixanthomonas sp. SCSIO 43207:
- a CDS encoding enoyl-ACP reductase — protein sequence MAYNLLKGKRGIIFGALDENSIAWKTAERVHEEGGSFVLTNAPIAMRMGQINELAEKTNSEIIPADATKMEDLENLVEKATEILGGKLDFVLHSIGMSVNVRKGKHYTDQNYDWTHKGWDVSAVSFHKTMNVLYNKDAMNEWGSIVALTYMAAQRVFPDYNDMADNKAYLESIARSFGYFFGRDKNVRVNTISQSPTPTTAGKGVKGFDGFISYAEKMSPLGNATAMDCANYTISLFSDLTKRVTLQNLYNDGGFSNVGVSDAVIEAFEKE from the coding sequence ATGGCATATAATTTATTAAAAGGAAAACGAGGAATTATTTTTGGTGCATTGGATGAAAATTCCATCGCTTGGAAAACAGCTGAACGCGTTCACGAAGAAGGCGGAAGTTTTGTATTAACAAATGCTCCTATTGCAATGCGTATGGGACAAATTAATGAACTGGCAGAGAAAACCAATTCTGAAATTATTCCGGCAGATGCAACCAAGATGGAAGATCTTGAAAACCTAGTAGAAAAAGCAACTGAAATTCTAGGAGGAAAACTAGACTTTGTTTTACACTCAATAGGTATGTCAGTTAACGTACGAAAAGGAAAACATTATACCGATCAAAATTATGACTGGACGCACAAAGGTTGGGATGTTTCAGCAGTGTCTTTTCATAAAACTATGAATGTATTGTATAATAAAGATGCAATGAATGAATGGGGAAGTATTGTAGCACTTACATATATGGCAGCTCAACGTGTATTTCCAGATTACAACGATATGGCAGATAATAAAGCTTATTTAGAATCAATAGCACGAAGCTTTGGTTATTTCTTCGGAAGAGATAAAAATGTACGTGTAAATACCATTTCACAATCACCAACCCCTACCACGGCAGGAAAAGGTGTAAAAGGATTTGACGGTTTTATTTCATATGCAGAAAAAATGTCTCCATTAGGTAATGCTACCGCTATGGATTGTGCAAATTACACAATATCTTTATTTAGTGATTTAACCAAAAGAGTTACCCTTCAAAATTTATATAACGATGGTGGTTTTTCAAATGTAGGAGTGAGTGATGCAGTAATTGAAGCCTTTGAAAAAGAATAA
- the recN gene encoding DNA repair protein RecN, with protein MITTIAIKNYALIEDIRMDFNNGLTIITGETGAGKSILLGALSLVLGKRADLNSMRDASKKCVIEAEFSIEKFALQTIFETNDLDYDAHTIIRREILPSGKSRAFINDTPVTLSQLQAVGPYLVDIHSQHETLSLSEEDFQLQVIDALANNQDHLKTYSNQVVDLKNTEKALKEAQLKKSEAAKEIDYNTFLFNELEEANLTSINQKELEETYETLSNAEEIKESLAAVVQLFSEEQIGTLETAKEARASLNKLKNYGSVYQSLWDRLNSVIIELDDLNEEIEQVATSVEADPNQLLEINEKLQTLHKLQQKHNVATVSELIAIKDSLDNQITDTNNLDTLIEKLEKQVSTLTSEARKTGKSIHESRKKVLPTLKERLENILSKLGLPNARFEFKLAISETFREHGIDTLELLFTANKGMSMGSIKKVASGGEMSRIMLAVKAVLAEYKTLPTLIFDEIDTGVSGEIAHKMAIIMDEMSKTMQLVSITHLPQIASKGAQHIKVYKEDVNNSTVTGLKTLTQEERIVEIAQMIGGKEISDSALAHAKELLN; from the coding sequence GTGATTACAACGATTGCTATAAAAAATTATGCGTTAATTGAAGACATCCGGATGGACTTTAATAATGGTTTGACTATTATTACAGGAGAAACCGGTGCCGGAAAATCAATATTACTAGGAGCTTTATCATTAGTCTTAGGAAAACGTGCTGATTTAAACAGTATGCGAGACGCTTCAAAAAAGTGTGTAATTGAAGCTGAATTTTCTATAGAAAAATTTGCGTTACAAACCATTTTTGAGACCAATGATCTAGATTATGATGCTCATACTATCATACGTCGCGAAATTTTACCAAGTGGAAAATCTAGAGCTTTTATAAATGATACACCCGTAACTTTATCACAGTTACAAGCTGTAGGGCCGTATTTGGTAGATATTCATAGTCAACATGAAACGCTTTCCCTTTCAGAAGAAGATTTTCAATTGCAAGTCATTGATGCTTTGGCAAATAATCAAGATCATTTAAAAACATACAGTAATCAAGTTGTTGATTTAAAAAACACCGAAAAAGCCTTAAAAGAAGCACAGCTCAAAAAAAGTGAAGCAGCCAAAGAAATAGATTACAACACCTTTCTTTTTAATGAACTGGAAGAAGCAAATTTAACTTCAATTAATCAAAAAGAGCTAGAAGAAACCTATGAGACGTTAAGCAATGCCGAAGAAATTAAAGAATCACTCGCTGCTGTTGTTCAGTTATTTTCTGAAGAACAAATAGGAACGCTCGAAACCGCAAAAGAAGCACGAGCTTCATTAAATAAGTTGAAAAATTACGGTTCGGTATATCAATCACTGTGGGACCGATTGAATAGCGTTATTATTGAGCTTGATGATTTAAACGAAGAAATAGAACAAGTTGCTACTTCTGTAGAAGCAGATCCTAATCAATTGCTTGAAATAAACGAGAAGTTGCAAACCCTGCACAAACTACAACAAAAACATAATGTAGCAACTGTTTCAGAATTGATTGCTATAAAAGATTCTTTAGATAATCAAATTACAGATACCAACAACTTAGACACGTTGATTGAAAAGTTGGAAAAACAAGTTTCAACCTTAACATCTGAAGCAAGAAAAACCGGAAAATCAATCCATGAATCACGTAAAAAAGTACTTCCTACTTTAAAAGAGCGCTTAGAGAATATTCTGTCAAAACTTGGTTTACCCAACGCCCGTTTTGAATTTAAATTAGCAATTTCAGAAACATTCAGAGAGCATGGTATAGATACTCTCGAGCTTCTTTTCACTGCCAATAAAGGAATGAGTATGGGGTCTATAAAAAAAGTGGCTTCCGGTGGTGAGATGAGTAGAATTATGCTAGCTGTAAAAGCAGTATTGGCAGAGTATAAAACATTACCAACTCTTATTTTTGATGAAATTGACACGGGTGTTTCAGGAGAAATAGCTCATAAAATGGCAATCATTATGGACGAAATGAGTAAAACTATGCAATTGGTAAGTATTACGCATTTACCACAAATTGCTTCAAAAGGAGCACAACACATTAAAGTATATAAAGAAGATGTAAATAACAGTACCGTTACAGGTTTAAAGACTTTAACACAAGAAGAACGTATTGTTGAAATAGCACAGATGATAGGAGGTAAAGAAATAAGTGATTCTGCCTTGGCACACGCCAAAGAATTATTGAATTAA